The Solanum pennellii chromosome 7, SPENNV200 DNA segment aaattttgcaaaggagattatggagaggagaagcaagttgttgaagattaagtgaagaaggtggacaaatttattttgtcagaaattcaggccaagggggagatttgttaggttttatttgtcctaaatttcttaccataaataggttttcctttaaggaaaaggttttgaattgactaatcctttttctggtaggaaaaggtttaggactctataaatagaggcatgttccttctaacttaattagcattcacaatgtagtcttaagggatTTGAGAGTtgtggttagagggagaatttgtgggtcacaagcttgatacgttatcacttgtgtgaacctcccatgtattccgagtgatttggttgaggttgtttccctctgtattttgtactctcatatttatagtggattgctcatctcctttgtggacgtaggtcgattgaccgaaccacgttaaatctttgtgtcttttggtatatttctcgttgtcttcttactcgtggtctttcgaggtttgctttgctagcttccgcgtttacacctgcttatttacgGTCCTAACAGTTTCTACACATCTTTAAATCGTAGAATCTTTATTATATTAGATCAGTACATGATCATAaacttattgaattgatgtagtGGATATATGTCCCCGGAGTATGTTGTTGATGGGAAATATTCAGTAAAATCCGATGTATACAGCATTGGTGTAATTATTCTTGAAATAGTTAGTGGTAGAAGGAACAGGAAATTTCATCATTTGGAACATCATCACAATCTCTTGGGACATGTAAGCACAAAACTTCATTCCCTTTATTCACTCTTAGCTTTCTATTGTGATTACAACTGTATGAATGTGTTGTTCTGTTTGTAATATAGGCATGGTTACTTTGGACTGAAGGCAACGCGTTGGAATTGATGGATGAATGTTTGAAAGAATCATTTTCAGAATCTCAAGTGTTGAGATGCATCCAGGTCGGTTTGTTATGCGTCCAGAAACTCCCAGAGGACAGGCCTATAATGGCATCAGTGGTTTTTTGGTTGGGAAATGAAGGTCTGGTTCTTCCTCAACCAAAGCATCCAGGTTTTTTCACAGAGAGGAATCCAATGGAATCTACTGATGAAGAATATCTAAGTAACAACGCGACGTTAACTGTTCTTGAGCCAAGATAGACAAATAATCACTATTGGATGTTTTGAAATGTGTTTACTTTGTCTCGTTTGTCAAACAGTACTAGTTTATATATGATATAGTGTACTAAAAGAGGCAGCTTAATGCCAGTTTCATATCAAGGCAGGGAAAATAAATGAACACTACTCAATGCCATTCTAAGTCCAACTTAAAGTCAGTGCAGAGCTACAATATTACTTATTAGATACTAGTTTGGACGAATCTAGTATATATGCTTATTAAGAGATCCCTGAAATATGTATAActaaaatgaactataaattCAGTTGGCTAGTTCAGAACCCATCAACCGTAAATCTTGATTCGCCACTGTTTAAAGTTACCATACAAGATGCAATTCGAACAACTAGAAACTGCTTATTACCATAAATTGTAAGTGTTCATCACACAACTCAATGACATTATAAGGTCAACTTAAAGTCAAGGGCGGAGCTATCATGAACCAGATAAACTTTATTTAAGCCATGTATGTGAACTAGGAAATGCGttgaatatgtataaatatttaatttgaatgtaGTTATAACCAAACCTGCATAAGAAATTCAAGATGCTCAGTCCAAAACATCCTCTTGGACATTTCATCAGTCACTTGTGAGCATATACTTCTTCAGAATCAGCAAAAAAGAAGTGAGGCGACCCGAAAATTACCACATCGATAAACAACAAGAAATTCAAAAGTTGTCACAATATACAAGTGCAGCACAGCTATGCAACAAAAATCACGCAGCCACGCAGTGAGTACACAGCGAACTATTCTTTCGCCTTTTACTAAAGAATACCGTGTACGTGCTGCAATTAGTGGCATACGCCAATTTTTGGAGGGGTTCTCTTCATTGAGACTCCCAACAACTCTAGTTTCAACCATTTATAATGTTATGtgaaataatttgtttattacTATGAATGTTATCTATATCAAGTGTACTCCCAACAACTCTAGTTTCAACCGTTTATAAGTTATAACATTATGTgatataatttgtttaattttagaATATGAACGTTATCTATATCAATTATTATCATGCATTACAATTTCGGGAGACAATGAATATATTCTATCAAACATAGTTGCCCTATTCTATATGaagtaatttttgtttttgttttcctaATTGGTGCTCGGAATTCACGGACTAAATTCGGATTGTAAATTGTAAGATTCATTCTGCAAGATCCATTGGGGTGGAGCTCTCAACAAGAATATTTTCATActcaatatatgaaatattttaataaagtaaagtacataataaatttgataaatgataataacttaaattttaaatcactCACACTCAACTTTAGAGAATTCTACTAGCTTATGTTCCAAGTTGTTTAGAACTACCACCAGCTTATGTTCCAAGTTGTTTAGAATACCACCatatggttgtggtaagagacCTTATCTTTAGATGATTCGATTCGAGCCCTAAAAAGGAATCCCCTTTAATAGATAATTTTTACATTCGAAATAAGACTTTTTGAAGTGAATGCAGATTAGAGAAGCTTCCTAAATTGTTTGAAATCACGTGGACTCTTTAAGGGCAGTTTGGTCATACAttaatttttagttcttttatcagttgaaaatgaaaaatgaaaaatgaaaattcagTTAGTGGCATTACTGTAATTAAGTTCAATATCCTGGTGAGTTTTAAAAACATCAGATCGAAGTAGACGTACAAACAAACTTTTTTTCCTCTGCTCAACAGCTAGCTTCTTCTCTACACCCACCCGCCCCACTCCCACCGACATCTTCTGTACAGAAATGGCAATGCTTCAATGGTTTCCTCTTCTTTGCATTTTCTTCATCTCAGCTTCTGCTGCTAAAGTTCAAAGTAAGGAttctttattcttctttttattttttttttcatttttgaatgtGTTTTGCTACTTAAACTATCTTACTGTTGGATCTAATTAATGATTGAGTTTCAATTTTTGGtgtataatttattgattaaactATAATGTGCTGATTGCTTAGTAATTTCAGCATTGAAAGATTTTAAGTTCATGCTAATAGGATTtcagttataatatataaagtGCATAGTTTCTGAGATTTATAGATCTACTTTTCTAGACTTTGTTTAATGAGATTATCTGGTTGCTCTATAGTGATCAATATTAACTAGCAATGTGCAAATTTGAGTTTTCCTTGGGAGGTATTTGGAATATgttatttgtataattgtgaGATTACTAAAGATATATCTTACTAATAGAACATTGGTTTCTATGTGATTCTTGCCTTGTTAAGCTAACTAATGGTATAGGAACATGTTGTATTTATGGCACTCTGCCCAGAAACTATATAGTCAACCTacaaattttctgattttgttgGTATGTTGCATTTATAGCACTGACTAGAAACTATTTAGTCAATCTGCAAATTCTGGTTTTGTGAATAGTGAGGGGAAGCTGCTCAAATGGCTTTTCGGTCTTTGTAATTTGTGGTATCATGAGAAGATACCGGTAGAGATATAACACCTAGCCACAAAAGCCGTCTCATGTGAAGATGATTGCCTAATTCCATATAAGGAGACCACTAGTCATTCTCTAACTAATGTAGACTCTAATCCATTCCAACAATATGACACCAGGGTGTGACAACCCCAAAATTAGCTCATGAGAGGAGGGTTGTCAAAGTACGTATAAGCTACCATTAGTCTTTCCCTAGCAATTGTGGGACTCTAAACCACTAATGGAAGGACAATGCTCAAGTTGCTTTAATTTATGCCTTCGGATACTATGTCGGTGCCTAATCTTTTATCTTTGTCCTTTGCTTCTTATAACTCTCTTGCTAATATGGTTGTTGTTGATAATCTTTCCATGAGTGTGCTAGAATTATAGTTACAGCCTAAATGATGTTTACTCTCCTTCTCTGGCTCTTCTAACATTAGTCAGTCTTAGGTAATTGCTTGTACTTCCAATTACCGAAAGCATACTGACATGTGTCTCAAGCCTCTTGGGTTTAGATGTAATATACGCTTGTCATTCTCAATGTGTATTCCTTCAAGCAGATATCTTCTCGATCTTGATTCACTATTATTGCCTTTATGATCAATCTCTAACACATATATTGGCCTGATAAACTACAGCCAAGGTAactgataatcctgctgatgAGCTGGTAGCTGCCCTTAATAGTAACAGAACTGCGAATAAATTATCCTCCTTATACAGTAACCCTGGCTTGGCATGCTTGGCTCTGCAATATATAAAAGCATACGGAGGTGATTGTAAAGTAGTTGGAGGGCCAGATGGAAAGAAACCTGCTGAATCTGAATTCGCCCAAGAATTTGCCCCTAACTGTGGTGTGCAGGCATCATCGCTTGCTCAAATAACTGGAAGATTTCTCGCATGTCAATCTAAGTATGCCGAACCTTCTGAAGCATTCAATGATATTCTTATAAGAAATACCAAAAGTTTGGATATTCTCTATAGCAAGAATCACACTGAGGTTGGTGCTGCAGTGAGTGGCTCCGGTGGTGGTGGCCCCTATTTCTGGTGTGTACTCTTCAGTAATGGCAAACCAAAGAGTAGCTTTTCCACAGGTGGAGTAGAGCCTAAGATAAGTAGACCTGGATGCTTCAGTGGTTCTAATGACCAATGCAGTGGTGctaatactttgtctcaaaCCATATATCTCTGGACAATCAATGTAGGAGCTTCCGTTGCACTGCTTTATGCCTTAGGAGTATAAACCATCAAGGGATTTGTTTTTTGGCTTGATTGAACggccttttttttttgttgggaatgacttcaattttttgaattattattttatgagtGTTTTCGAGAACATTTCCTTCTACTTGTTGTAACTACCTCTGAATATATATCTGTATGTTGTTCAAATGAGAATCAAATGCAAAGTTTTACTTTTACATCGTTTCAGGAACTAGGAAGGTAGGCATTCTGGGATTTATGGGTGTCTTGTTGTAGCTGGCCTACCTTAAAGTAGGTAGGGATGTCAATAGGACGGGTTAACACGAGACAAGCCTTGACCTGCTAAGATATCGACCCGCCTTGCCCTACCCTGTTTAGCACTTCTCAAAAAAAGTTCTGCCCCATATATTATAAAGATTGTTATGTGCATGATATGTATTTTCAATAGATTTTCCCGGGGTTTTAATCCCCGGGAAGGAAGTTACCTTTGCCAGGGAGAATTTTACCTGCTAAAGAGGGAATCCTGAATAGTTGCCCCCAAAGCTGGTACTGAACACCGGGTAGAAAAACCAGAAAAAAGTTGCACAAAACTCAAGTTTGGTGATAGAGATGTGGAAAAagatatgatgaatgtgattgCAAAGAAACACTCCCCCAGGACATGATGTTGATTTGTAGTCACGAGGAAAAATAATTGCTCAACAAAGTCAGAGGGCTATCATTTAGCCACTCAGATCTACTTTAAGTCATTATACTGTGTAACAACTTATATGTCCATTTCCATCATGTTCTGACAATTTGGCACAACTTGACACAATTGTCCCGATGGCTCGTGAGTCTTAATCAAATATTAGAAAGATATACGCAATTGTTCTGTGTAAGCATGTTAGTAAATCTCGTCCAGTAACAATCATGGGCGGAGCTGCATGGTCTAGAGGGGGTTCAGTTGAAGACcctttgtcaaaatattttactGCACATATAGGAATGAACATATTTtctgtattttatatacattagtTGTTGAATcacctttatacaatagaagGTTCTTGAACTCCTGGTTCCTCCATTGCTATCTTGGTTGAAGAATTGTTAATGTCAAAACATTGTCACTGATACATCTTTTCTCATTTGAATCATCTGTTTCAGCTATACTTCTCTCTATGAAGAAACCAGGCTCCTTTGGTTGAGGTAATGCCACTTCTTCATGGCTTAACATGAAAACCACTGATGACATTGTTGGTCTTTCATCTGTTAGTCGTTGAACACATAACAGTGCCACATGAACACATCTTAGCACTTGGGATTCCACAAACGATTCTTTTAAACAATCATCGATTAGTTCCAAGGCTTTTCCTTCGTTCCATAATAACCAAGCCTATAGCAAAATCAATTATAGTTTTCAATGACATGTAGGAAATACAAGTGTAGCATGAAATGACAAAGGCAAATGTTTGGATCTGTATCTTGCTTACATGTCCTATAAGACTATGGTGGTGATCTGGATGACGAAATGTTCTATTCTTTCTTCCACTTACTATTTCTAGTAGAAGAACACCAAGACTGAAAACATCTGATTTCACTGAAAATTTCCCATCAACTGCGTATTCTGGAGACATATATCCACTGCACAAAGACATATAATGTTTAATATGGGTTAAGTAATTTTGTGGAGATTGTAAAGATATGACACATGCCTAACTCAactcaaaagctagctcataaGGGGAAAAATTACCCAATTTCATATGAGCAAACCACCAGCATGAACCAGGAGCCCTACGGGGATTtacctggctctgataccatgtaaggATATGACACTTGAGTCTAACTCAACTCAAATCTAATTTATGAGGGAGAATTGCTCAAGTCCATATACGCATACCAACAGAGGTAAAGATGAAAGCGTGAATGAGTTATCTAATTGAACTTACTATGTCCCTATTACTCGTTTTGTTCTTGCTTCGTTTTGGTCACCACCAATAATCCTAGCCAGTCCAAAGTCTGAAATCTTGGGATTCCATTCACTGTCCAGTAAAATGTTGCTTGTCTTTAGATCTCTATGTATGATCCTTAATCTGGAATCCTGGTGAAGATAAAGAATCCCTCTTGATATTCCCATCGCAATACGAAATCGATTTTCCCAGGGAAGTTGTCTCTTCCTGCATTCATCTGCAGAAACATCAGCTCATTTTGCGTTAGCAGAACAATACTGATATGGTAAGATGAATTTTAGACGAAATGAGTCAAGAGAATCGAACCAAAGATGAAGAAGTCCAAGCTATTGTTtggcatatattcataaattagcATCCTTTCTTCCCCTTCAAGACAACAGCCTAGAAGCCTAACTAGATTTCTATGTTGAAGTTTGGAAATCAGAACAACTTCATTCTTCAACTCCTCAAAACCTTGTCCGGAATGTTTGGAGAGCTTCTTTACTGCTATTTCTGGTCCTGTTGATAGTTTTCCCCGTCACACAATCCACGCGAAGTCTAAGCCACAAGAAAATCATTCATATATTTGACTAAGATACAGAGAGAATACAAATTTTAGTTACCCGATAAACAGATCCAAAGCCACCCTCTCCGATGATATTATCAGATGAGAAATTATTAGTTGCAGCAgaaatagtcatcacatcaaacAAAGGTAATTCCATATCTTCCTTTCCTTTTCCTTCTCCTACTCCTGTAAAGTTGAACTTTTTTTCGTAAAGATATTGAGGTGAACGAAATAACTATACTTCAACGTGACGGACAAATTTTCTAACCTTTATCCCCTTTCTTTCTCTGCATAGCAAACCAAAATAGAAAACCAACTAGGATGATTGCTGAAACTGTTAATATAATTGCAATGACTGATATTCTTGTGTTTCCCATATAGCCTGAACCTGTGAAAAAGTTCATTATGATTTGTGAAAACCTTCCGGTATGATTCTTATTTTTGAAATGGGGGTGGGGGTAGCCGGGTAGGGGAAGGAAAAATGGAAATGGGAAAGGGGATTTGGAACCGAACCCTCATAAACAAGGTGAAAGTTCAGATAGTCAATCAACTGAGTTACTAAAATTCCCCTGTGGTATGAATGTGTGATTCATCTTAGCATAAGGAGACTTACCTAATTCTGATGCAGCCATCCTTACATAGAGATCTTGATCAAGTTCAGCGTATTCCCTGATATCAACGAGTTCTTTAAACCACAGTAAGCATCCACTCCCGCCATTTTTAACATCAAGATTGGAATATGCTGTACATGAACAGTTTTTCAGACACAGCCTTTGGCATTCCTCGAGGCCAATGCTTTTGTCGAACCAGGAATGGCGTGTATCTGGCAATTTCACACTCGAATACTTGAGAAACCTGTCACTTGTCCCACATGTCAACGGAGTTCTTCGTACACACCCACTAGACCAATCTGCTGCATCCCATTCTTGTTGATTTTTAGGCTGAAATCCTCTCAAACAATCACATGGAGGTGAGTCATTGATATTGCACCGTGCAAATTGACCACACAAGGCATAACGGTCACAATTATCCATCTGTCCAGTGGAGTAAAGGAACCAGTTCTGGTTCCGTTCGATCCATAAGAGTCGTTGAAGCAGGCCTGCTGGATTCAAGACCAACCTGCTTGGAAGGGAAGTATTGATAAGCTCATATTTATAGTAAATCTCCTTGTCATTGTTCACAAACTCAAATGTATAGTAAGGATTTGGTTTCAAATTTGGTCCTCCAACAAATAAATGTCCATTCCATATTCCTGAGCTAAACTTTATTGCAGGACCTTCCCACACAAAGAATTGAGGATAACCACTGGTGTCGAGGCGATCCAGATATGCTCCTGGAGAAGGATCATCACTGCTCTTCCACGACGACATAGTCCAATACTTGCCCGTGACCAAGTTAAGGCCTAACTTCATGCCAGGTAACAAAGTACTGTCTGGATAATCAAAACTCTGCCAAGCATAGTCCTTTTTATTTACCAAACTGTTATCTTTTAAGACAAGATTTCCAGTGTCCAAAAGCTGAGCCACTGGTTTTATGAAACTTTTCGATGAATTCGATGACCAAATCACGTCTTGATTTCCATTGAGTAGTACAATCCCTTTGCTACTGACTGTTAATATGCCAGAAGTGTCATTCAGTGGGTTCACTCTATTGGCAACCCACACTACTTCTCTGCCTTTAGGTAAATTCTTGTACCATATACCGATATATCGATTCTTGGAATTTCCAGGGCTGAAAATCCAAGCTCAAAGTTTCCACCAGCTGAAACTATGGTATGTCCATCTTTGATGGAGTTATCGTTCGATATAGTGTCTAAAGCAGTGGAAAATATGAATAGATATGACACTATATTAGAGAAAcagaaatagaaaaatataaatccTTTCATGGAAATTGTTTAGTCCTTTTggaatatttggaaaaaatgtgaaaaatcaaaccaaaagaAGAACATTTCTGTTATAAGATGGCATTTCTCTCtaaacaacaaatatttgaCTTGTCGTTTTCGTCTCTTTTCGAGTAGTTAACCtcagaaaaaaaatagatactttgaattttgaattagaAATAGATTTTGAATACTTCAATCTTATTCAATTGACTAGATGGGGGTTACCTATGCTACCCTACAGGACTGTGGCGGGCTCCAACTAATTGGCAATTGTAGGCTCCAAAATTAAACATAAGAATCCAAAAAAGTGTGCATTTTTTTGGGTTAATTCATTTGTTTGAGGATATATTAGTGATGTCAGACACAACTACTTTTACTCGAGTCATTCATTACTTTTGTTACTGTTATATGGTAAACAAGCGCGATACATGATGTAGGAGTTAGGTACATGTCACGTGTCTGATTGATAAAGTGGAAAAAGATAGAAAGGCAGATTCATTATTCATCGAGTTTTGGATTAGGCACACTACTTGCCCTCCTGTATAAAGAAGCAATTTGTCTCATCTGCATCATTCATTAGCAGTGAAAATTGACCTGGTCTTTGGTAGTTGAGTAATTAATgagttaattattaaaaatggaTGTATTTACTGTACAATGCCCTAAAATAAAGGGGATTTACTCTCTATATTTTGGCAGAATTAGAATTGtaattaaaaaactaaaattgttGATAGTCATTATGTTgcagaattgaattgtgttcttgttgaaagttttcaaaattattatgttttctCCTGAAGTTGTGTCACTTTCATCCCTTTAATGTTTGATATTTGACTTAGAAATTTATCACAAAAAACTGCAGTCTCATTAACATTCTATATTCTATAAGAAATCGACAAGGGAACAAGAGCTATATAAATTATGGCATAATACAATGTTTTTATGCCTTTCAAAATGGGAGAGTACAAATACACACTTAAACTTGTAGAAGTAGACTCATGCATCCTATGTGGAGTTCTACGCGCCAATTTGCGTCCTTCGTAATTTAGGACACATGTtttacttgttcaactttatacaagttttaatgtatacttgtgcacactcaaagttgGAGGACGTAGATGCCGGTTGAGACCAAATGTAAGGgtacatttatgtattatgcctagcGGTGGCAAATGGGTGGGTTGGGTCAAATTTGAACgagttgaaaatgaattaacatAAAATGGTAATAATTCAACCCGCACATATTTGATATGGGGAGAAATTGATTGGGTAACAAATGAGTTGGGTAAAATACTACTTTACCCTTTTTTTCATGAGTAAATAGTAATCTACTTAAAAATTCAACATGGAGAAAATAtcttagtctttttttttatgtgaaaattgttttaaatactttatttagttatattgtatcaaaagtaaaagaaaatcatatgacttttcaatataaaataaatttatgaaataacaacagtaaaataattttaatttcaaagtgAACGAATATCTAATTTTAGGATTAAAACATGCGTGATGCGCTTTAAGCAATGTCAATATTAATCATTTCAATCATAGagaagaataattaattttaaaaaagacataaaaaagaagagaagttaCAATATATTTAGTTATATCATGGATATTGAGCGAAAGAAAAGTTGAAAACTTAGCTCATTTGGCTAATTCATACTTTATCCATATTTTACCCATAGTTTATcgatattttattcatatttttatgggTTGAATATGGATATCAATCCATATTTTACCCATAACAAATCACTCAACCAACACCAAAAAATATGGGCGATTAGGCGAATTATCAAATATGGACTCATTTTGTCGGCACTAACAGTGAACAACTATTATTGGACGGAGTGAGTATAAAGTCAAAAGCCTTAAAGTGTTAAATGCTTTTCGTGTCATTTATGACAAGTTGCATGGTCCATTATTATAAATTGACCTCAAATGGCCAAACATGGTATCTAAGGTCCacaaaaatagttttatttgatatttacatcaaattaataaataaggtTCATTAATATAACAAGCCAACAaatattgatatgtattgaatttgGTGGAAACATTCAATGTCAGATGGCAGCATGTTGCAAGCTTAGTCACATGTACTGCTACAAAGTGTGTTGCAAACAAGTGAGCTAATTGTTCACTATCTGGGATCTATGTAAAAACTTGGTTATTTAGCCGTGCATTGTTTAACATCATCACAACATATGACATTTTTGGACGATCTTTTATAGACAGGGGCGGAGCTACGGTAGTCGAGGGTGGTTCGGCCGAAGCCAATGGCTTTTTCATAGattctatatttgtattaaattatgAAGTAGAAcgtatataaatatttcttggGAACCAATGATAACACTGAAGCGTTTGGCCCAGTGGTCACTGCGCACCCATCAAAGTTGTTCGTCCTCACGGGATGTAAGAATAGGTAGGGAAAAAATGCTACCAAGTATAAGAGTTTCTTTATTCTACTGTGTTACAATAACTCGGTTTGTCTGGGCTCCAATGTCATCCCTTCACATACTTTTGCCAAGCCGAAGTCTGATATGTTAATAGTTTTCAGGTTTCTACGAATTATTCTTAATTGTGAATCTTGACGCAAATACACAAGTCCCCAACCTATACTGTTGATTACCTTGATTTGTGTGTCATCTGCCAAAATTTTGTTAGCTCATTAACAGAATATTTGGAATAAGATTACTGAAGTAATACTATAGGTATTAGTTCACTGTAACACAACTAGTATATAATTTACACATTATTGGATAGAGAATTATGCAAGTACtcatatatcaatattttttcacCATCTTCAATGCAACAACCAACAATCTTCACCAGATTCCTATCTTGAACTCATTTTCTACTTGTAGACAACCGCTTGACAGTTATTTCATGTCCTTCAATTATGCCCTAAACATCACAATCTTCATGTTAACATTTTCTTTACCTATCCTGATGAGAAAGTACACTAAACTAAAGAGAAGCGTTACTCTGAAAGTTCGGGAAGTTTTTTGTATGTCATCTATACTATGCATGATTATCTTTTGGGAATAAATCGATGTATTTCTTAAACATACATAAAGTGTTGATACCTTGTGAACAGGTCAAAAGCCCCTTCTCCAATCTAAAGTTTCAGCCTATTGAAAAGTTATTGGTAGCTCTTTCGTCAcggacttagagtctaactaatgTTTCGTGTgacacttgacaacttactcataTTCTTTCACTATCTTGTAAGCTTCGCAATCACAAAAGCTAGATCGCAATTGCAAAGAGAGATAGCAAAGAGAAGGTAAAGAAATACTTTATTAGAGAGCTTTTGAAAGAAGTTTTTTATTGCTTATAACTTGAGTGATGCTTTGCAAATGAATGTTCatctatttatactaaaatttaGAGGCTAAAGTGCAattaataattactttataaatcTCTAAGTATTTCACTTTGGTACCTCTAGAATTCTCTACAAATATTCCAAAGTCTTCTTGAAATATGAAAGGGATTTTAGAGTTCTCCATAAGCCTCTCCACAACTCTAGATTCTTCTGCTCCTATCGAGATGCAAAATTTGACTGGCAAAGTGGCGGGACATGACACTTTGATATGGTTGATAAATCAGACAATggtttttcaaattcttcaacACAATTGCCACGGTTAAAATCCATGTTATAGTTGCCACTTTGTTCCAACTTTCCTGCCAACTACAAATGAAGtgaattcattattcatttaaattGCAAATACTAGACACGAAACTTGCTTAGATGTCAGGACACAAAGGGACTTATCCAGCTTACCTTTCTTTATGAGGTTTAAATCCTTTTTCTTTATTCCATGGTAGATCAGCAGGCTAAGGATTACAAAAATTACGCCATGCCAGAATACAGGTAAGTAATTTTCCTAACTTTCCATTAGATTT contains these protein-coding regions:
- the LOC107025884 gene encoding uncharacterized protein LOC107025884, translated to MAMLQWFPLLCIFFISASAAKVQTKVTDNPADELVAALNSNRTANKLSSLYSNPGLACLALQYIKAYGGDCKVVGGPDGKKPAESEFAQEFAPNCGVQASSLAQITGRFLACQSKYAEPSEAFNDILIRNTKSLDILYSKNHTEVGAAVSGSGGGGPYFWCVLFSNGKPKSSFSTGGVEPKISRPGCFSGSNDQCSGANTLSQTIYLWTINVGASVALLYALGV